One window from the genome of Microbulbifer sp. ALW1 encodes:
- a CDS encoding DUF6515 family protein — MAQGAPPDQSSGEAADDYRRDPNRQRQLSTDAIQLTLSGNIYYYQGGYFYRREDDGYLRVEPPLGAELSFVPLGSTGFDIDGQRFFYSATGTFFRFEPRNRTYVVTTPPYNWRRYYGGDLVGANEDRLYGYPDADLDDLRDRSGIPRAYPPDALDPDTLDGEGMPLFEADRYRDPRRRAPRPYANIRPPYDSSGERYDNRVLAESACRQDASDAARRGSSLDSQRLRIYQREYRDCIQRYDRRR; from the coding sequence ATGGCGCAGGGTGCGCCGCCGGACCAGTCCAGTGGTGAGGCCGCTGACGATTACCGGCGTGACCCCAACCGGCAACGCCAGCTGTCGACAGACGCGATCCAGCTTACCCTGAGCGGCAATATCTACTATTACCAGGGCGGCTATTTTTACCGTCGCGAAGACGATGGCTATCTGCGGGTGGAGCCGCCCCTGGGGGCGGAGCTCAGTTTTGTGCCACTCGGCAGCACCGGCTTTGATATCGATGGCCAGCGCTTTTTCTACAGCGCCACCGGTACCTTTTTCCGCTTCGAGCCACGCAACCGCACCTATGTGGTGACCACGCCGCCGTACAACTGGCGCCGTTATTACGGTGGAGATCTGGTGGGGGCTAATGAGGATCGCCTCTACGGCTATCCGGATGCAGACCTGGATGACCTGCGCGACCGCTCCGGTATTCCCCGCGCCTACCCACCGGATGCCCTGGATCCTGACACTCTGGATGGTGAAGGGATGCCGCTGTTTGAGGCCGACCGCTATCGTGACCCGCGTCGGCGCGCGCCGCGTCCCTATGCCAATATTCGCCCGCCCTATGATTCCAGTGGTGAGCGCTACGACAATCGGGTACTGGCGGAGTCTGCCTGCCGCCAGGATGCGTCGGATGCTGCGCGCCGGGGAAGCAGCCTGGACAGCCAGCGACTGCGGATCTACCAGCGGGAATACCGCGACTGTATCCAGCGTTACGATCGCCGCCGCTAG
- a CDS encoding aspartate aminotransferase family protein: MSELKNDLKTSAFWMPFTPNRSFKAAPRIVESAEGIYLHEKSGRKIIDATAGLWCSNAGHCRTEIADAISAQARKLDYSSIFNFGHELSFEYAERLVQYTPDPLNHVFFGNSGSEAVESALKIALQYQRARGKGSRTMFIGREKGYHGVNFGGISVGGIAPNYQSFGQPVKANHMRHTLDIERNAFSKGLPEHGVELAEDLERLVAFHGADQIAAVIVEPFSGAGGVVLPPKGYLQRLREICDKHDLLLIFDEVISGWGRTGSPFAAQEFGVTPDMITSAKGITNATVPLGAVFVSDKIYNTVMDAAGEGMVEFFHGYTYSAHPVACAAGMATLDIYDREGLLTRAAGDIGKHWENALHSLADMDQVIDVRNYGLVGAIELKAPDNLKGKFGAKASALAWEAGVMARGIGDALCMSPPLIIEAHEIDAIVSKLREVIASL, translated from the coding sequence ATGTCCGAACTGAAAAACGATTTAAAAACCAGTGCTTTCTGGATGCCCTTTACCCCCAACCGCTCCTTCAAAGCGGCGCCGCGTATCGTTGAGAGCGCGGAGGGGATTTACCTGCACGAAAAGTCCGGCCGTAAGATCATTGATGCCACGGCGGGGCTCTGGTGTTCCAATGCCGGTCACTGTCGTACGGAGATTGCGGATGCCATTTCTGCGCAGGCGCGCAAGCTGGACTACAGCTCGATTTTTAATTTCGGTCACGAGCTGAGTTTTGAATACGCGGAGCGTCTGGTGCAGTACACGCCGGATCCGCTGAATCATGTATTTTTTGGCAACTCCGGTTCCGAGGCGGTGGAGTCGGCGCTGAAGATTGCGCTGCAGTATCAGCGCGCGCGGGGCAAGGGTAGTCGCACCATGTTTATCGGCCGTGAGAAGGGTTATCACGGGGTGAACTTCGGCGGTATCTCTGTCGGTGGTATTGCGCCGAATTACCAGAGCTTTGGTCAGCCGGTGAAGGCGAATCATATGCGCCACACCCTGGATATCGAGCGCAATGCGTTTTCCAAGGGCCTGCCGGAGCACGGTGTGGAGCTGGCAGAAGATCTGGAGCGTCTTGTTGCTTTCCACGGCGCGGATCAGATTGCGGCGGTGATTGTGGAGCCTTTCTCTGGCGCCGGCGGTGTGGTTTTGCCACCCAAGGGATACCTGCAGCGCCTGCGGGAGATTTGTGACAAGCACGATCTGTTGTTGATTTTTGATGAGGTGATTTCCGGCTGGGGCCGCACCGGTTCGCCGTTTGCTGCACAGGAATTCGGTGTGACGCCGGATATGATTACCTCCGCCAAAGGCATCACCAATGCGACGGTGCCCCTGGGGGCAGTGTTCGTCAGCGACAAGATTTACAACACGGTGATGGATGCCGCCGGTGAGGGGATGGTGGAGTTTTTCCATGGCTATACCTATTCCGCGCACCCGGTGGCCTGCGCCGCGGGTATGGCGACGCTGGATATTTACGACCGTGAGGGCTTGCTGACCCGCGCCGCCGGGGATATTGGCAAGCACTGGGAAAATGCACTGCACTCGCTGGCGGATATGGATCAGGTGATTGATGTGCGCAACTACGGGCTGGTGGGTGCCATTGAGCTGAAAGCGCCGGATAATCTCAAGGGCAAGTTCGGGGCCAAGGCGTCGGCACTGGCCTGGGAAGCGGGTGTGATGGCGCGGGGTATCGGCGATGCGCTGTGCATGTCGCCGCCGCTGATTATCGAGGCCCACGAGATCGATGCCATCGTCAGCAAGTTGCGCGAGGTCATCGCAAGCCTGTAA
- a CDS encoding NAD-dependent succinate-semialdehyde dehydrogenase, whose amino-acid sequence MELNNKQLLQTRNYINGAWREAASKLVVTDPANGAVLAEIADGSAADAADAVAAAHTAFPAWSRKTASERAAVLKRWYQLIADNREDLARLLTLEQGKPLAEAMGEIDYGASYIEWYAEECRRAYGQTIPTHNPAMRLQTIRQPVGVVTCITPWNFPNAMITRKAAPALAAGCTVVIKPASETPLSALALCALAEEAGLPAGTLNVVVGSDSAAIGKVLTQDPRVSKFTFTGSTPVGKLLMAQCASTVKKMSMELGGNAPFIVFDDADIDVAVTACVATKMRNAGQTCVSTNRIYVHEAVHDEFVAKLRAQMEKLQSGHGLDEGTTFGPLIFRRAVDRVHGLVEEAVANGAHLELGGDFLSHGENFYAPTLLTNVHDEMRIAQEEIFGPLAVVQKFSDEEDVIARANNTPFGLAAYVMSENIRRANRVVEALEYGMVACNAGVFSTTVAPFGGCKESGIGREGGVEGMAEFYETKYCCYGV is encoded by the coding sequence ATGGAACTAAACAATAAGCAGTTATTACAGACCCGCAACTATATAAACGGCGCATGGCGGGAAGCGGCCAGTAAGTTGGTGGTTACTGACCCGGCCAATGGCGCGGTGCTGGCAGAGATTGCCGATGGCTCTGCCGCGGATGCCGCCGATGCGGTTGCGGCGGCCCACACGGCGTTCCCGGCGTGGAGCCGCAAGACGGCATCCGAGCGCGCCGCGGTGCTCAAGCGCTGGTACCAGCTGATTGCGGACAACCGCGAAGATCTGGCGCGGCTGCTGACCCTGGAGCAGGGCAAGCCACTGGCGGAGGCGATGGGCGAGATTGACTACGGCGCTTCCTACATCGAGTGGTATGCCGAGGAGTGCCGCCGCGCCTACGGCCAGACAATCCCAACCCACAACCCGGCAATGCGTCTGCAGACCATTCGCCAGCCGGTGGGCGTGGTGACCTGTATCACGCCGTGGAATTTCCCCAATGCGATGATCACCCGCAAGGCGGCGCCGGCACTTGCCGCTGGCTGTACGGTGGTGATCAAGCCGGCCTCGGAGACGCCGCTGTCGGCACTGGCGCTGTGTGCCCTGGCCGAGGAGGCGGGCCTGCCCGCTGGTACCTTGAATGTGGTGGTAGGCAGTGACTCTGCCGCCATCGGCAAGGTACTGACCCAGGATCCGCGGGTGTCGAAGTTTACCTTTACCGGCTCTACCCCGGTGGGCAAGCTGCTGATGGCGCAGTGTGCCAGCACGGTGAAAAAGATGTCGATGGAGCTGGGGGGCAATGCGCCGTTTATCGTGTTCGATGATGCGGACATCGATGTGGCGGTGACCGCCTGTGTGGCTACCAAAATGCGCAATGCGGGCCAGACTTGTGTGTCTACCAACCGGATTTATGTGCATGAGGCGGTGCACGACGAGTTTGTGGCGAAGCTGCGTGCGCAGATGGAGAAGTTACAGTCGGGCCACGGTCTGGATGAGGGGACGACCTTTGGTCCTTTGATCTTCCGTCGTGCAGTGGATCGGGTGCACGGTCTGGTGGAGGAGGCGGTGGCCAATGGCGCGCATCTTGAACTGGGCGGGGATTTTCTGTCGCATGGTGAAAACTTTTATGCGCCGACGCTGCTGACCAATGTGCACGATGAGATGCGTATTGCTCAGGAGGAGATTTTCGGGCCGCTGGCGGTGGTGCAGAAATTCTCGGATGAGGAAGACGTGATTGCGCGCGCCAATAATACGCCGTTCGGGTTGGCGGCCTATGTGATGAGTGAAAACATTCGTCGGGCGAACCGGGTGGTTGAGGCGCTGGAGTACGGCATGGTGGCCTGTAATGCGGGCGTGTTTTCGACCACGGTGGCGCCCTTTGGCGGCTGCAAGGAATCCGGTATCGGACGCGAGGGCGGCGTCGAGGGTATGGCGGAATTCTACGAGACAAAATACTGCTGCTACGGAGTCTAG
- a CDS encoding LysR family transcriptional regulator: MPSTPQKPQKPPKKPLSGRLSDMDLRLLRVFREVVQAGGLAPAEVALNISRSTISVHLSDLETRLGMQLCIRSRGRADFKLTREGEALYQAIEELDGHLASFRSQVNAIQSQLTGKLRIVLPDDMLAMPQLDMPATIARLRERAPQLQLDIKLAAPHELELEILGGRADVGINPLHSRRPGLSYQPLFSHQSLLYGAAHHPCANRTEADEEQLTQQELAAPDHAVLSGAAHLYRLFPHKSIANHMAARLAMILSGKFIGFLPEYLAAKYVQRKELVALDPERFRYQIQNALTFKSSAAEQPAVRLFLEVLVVNG; this comes from the coding sequence ATGCCCTCTACGCCGCAAAAGCCACAAAAGCCACCAAAAAAGCCCCTCTCCGGGCGCCTCAGCGATATGGACCTGCGCCTGCTGCGGGTCTTCCGCGAGGTGGTGCAGGCCGGCGGTCTGGCGCCGGCGGAAGTGGCACTCAATATCAGCCGTTCCACCATCAGTGTGCACCTGTCGGACCTGGAAACCCGGCTCGGTATGCAACTGTGCATCCGCTCCCGCGGCCGCGCTGACTTCAAGCTGACCCGCGAGGGCGAGGCCCTCTACCAGGCCATCGAAGAACTCGACGGCCACCTGGCCAGCTTCCGCAGCCAAGTCAACGCCATCCAGTCGCAGCTCACCGGCAAACTGCGCATCGTCCTGCCGGACGACATGCTGGCCATGCCCCAACTGGATATGCCTGCCACCATTGCGCGACTGCGCGAGCGCGCGCCCCAGTTACAACTGGATATCAAACTGGCCGCGCCCCACGAACTGGAGCTGGAAATCCTCGGCGGCCGCGCCGATGTGGGCATCAACCCCCTGCACTCCCGTCGTCCCGGCCTCAGCTACCAGCCGCTGTTCAGCCACCAGTCGCTGCTTTACGGCGCCGCGCATCACCCCTGCGCCAACCGGACAGAAGCCGATGAAGAACAGCTCACACAGCAGGAGCTTGCCGCCCCCGATCACGCCGTGCTGTCCGGTGCTGCCCACCTCTACCGTCTGTTCCCCCACAAAAGTATCGCCAACCATATGGCGGCGCGGCTGGCGATGATTCTGTCCGGAAAATTTATCGGCTTTCTGCCGGAGTACCTGGCGGCGAAGTATGTGCAGCGGAAAGAACTGGTGGCACTCGACCCCGAACGGTTCCGCTACCAGATTCAGAACGCACTGACGTTCAAAAGCAGCGCTGCGGAGCAACCAGCCGTGCGATTGTTTCTGGAGGTGTTAGTGGTAAATGGGTAG
- a CDS encoding DUF2164 domain-containing protein — translation MTEITLSKDQKERAVEKIKSYFEEELQQDIGGFEAEFLLDFLAREIGPTFYNRGLFDAQQILNEKMEEFSYTIHELEKPEI, via the coding sequence ATGACCGAAATCACACTTTCGAAAGACCAGAAAGAAAGAGCCGTAGAGAAAATCAAATCTTATTTTGAGGAAGAGCTACAGCAGGATATCGGTGGTTTTGAGGCGGAGTTTCTGCTGGATTTTCTTGCCAGAGAAATCGGACCCACTTTCTACAATCGCGGACTGTTCGACGCGCAGCAGATATTGAACGAAAAAATGGAAGAGTTCAGTTACACCATCCACGAACTGGAAAAGCCAGAAATCTGA
- a CDS encoding pectate lyase translates to MMRKIYFSFISLALLVLCTNATALDSGRYVIVSKLNGNALDVNSFDTTDGANVMTWFTLGYNNQQFDITQLSDGSYSIRPVHSGKSLDVWEWNTNDGAELRQWTYTGGDNQRWWIDSQGGNYYSITSKLSNKAIDVWGVSMYAGADARLYTYWGGPGQLWTFQKVGSSSECYAGASLSNRFVDCGGKTIGLSCSGDSESQPAVLSLNNASIRNVKLAANGGSDGIHCNGGNCTLADVVWNDICEDAATNKSEGGTMTIVGGSAYNSTGGYGGTPDKIFQHNSKNSTTIISGGFMATGTHGKLWRSCGNCTNNGGPRNVLIYDVNINADIGSIVGVNRNYGDVATIRNLRIKNYSQGSPHVCDEYQGVQKGSSSTKYGEYWNTANCDVSTSDVSVY, encoded by the coding sequence ATGATGAGAAAAATCTATTTTTCTTTTATTTCCCTTGCACTGCTGGTGCTCTGTACGAATGCGACCGCTCTGGATTCCGGTCGCTATGTGATTGTCTCGAAGCTCAACGGCAACGCCCTGGACGTAAACAGTTTTGACACCACTGACGGTGCCAATGTGATGACCTGGTTTACGCTCGGATACAACAACCAGCAGTTCGATATCACCCAGCTCAGCGATGGCAGCTACTCCATACGTCCGGTACACAGTGGCAAGTCGCTGGATGTGTGGGAGTGGAACACCAATGATGGCGCAGAGTTGCGCCAGTGGACCTATACCGGAGGCGACAACCAGCGCTGGTGGATCGACAGCCAGGGCGGCAACTATTACTCGATCACTTCCAAGCTGAGTAATAAGGCCATCGATGTCTGGGGTGTGAGCATGTACGCGGGCGCCGACGCGCGGCTTTACACCTACTGGGGAGGTCCAGGCCAGTTGTGGACCTTCCAGAAAGTGGGCAGTTCCAGTGAATGCTATGCCGGTGCTTCTCTCTCCAACCGCTTTGTGGACTGCGGAGGCAAAACCATCGGGCTCAGTTGTTCCGGTGACAGCGAGAGCCAGCCTGCAGTACTCTCACTGAACAACGCTTCCATCCGCAATGTAAAACTCGCGGCTAACGGCGGTTCCGATGGCATCCACTGTAACGGCGGTAACTGTACGCTCGCCGATGTGGTGTGGAACGATATCTGTGAAGATGCGGCCACCAATAAGTCCGAAGGCGGTACCATGACGATTGTTGGCGGCTCCGCTTACAACAGCACCGGTGGCTATGGCGGTACCCCGGACAAAATCTTCCAGCACAATTCCAAAAACAGTACCACCATCATTTCCGGTGGCTTCATGGCCACCGGCACTCACGGCAAACTGTGGCGCTCCTGTGGCAACTGCACCAATAACGGTGGCCCGCGTAATGTGCTGATCTACGATGTAAACATCAATGCCGATATTGGCTCCATCGTCGGTGTAAACCGCAATTACGGTGACGTGGCCACTATCCGCAATCTGCGTATCAAGAACTACAGCCAGGGAAGCCCACACGTATGTGACGAGTACCAGGGCGTACAGAAAGGCAGCTCCTCGACCAAATACGGAGAATACTGGAACACCGCTAACTGTGATGTATCCACTTCCGACGTCAGTGTCTACTGA
- a CDS encoding FMN-binding negative transcriptional regulator, translating into MHTPKHFSVTDNNELLAFIAKNAFGQLISTVDGRPVATHMPFLVSDDGCKLLGHFAKINPQHRELGNQEALVTFQGPHDYISPSWYSGPGVPTWNYQAVHVYGRCALITDPGQLKHIVDALTHKYESGFPNPWQPSYRDAMLNAIVGVEITISEIQGQYKLSQNRPAQDRRQVIDQLKAINANDLAAAMEKVALSEKMEP; encoded by the coding sequence GTGCATACCCCGAAACACTTTTCTGTCACCGACAACAATGAACTCCTCGCGTTCATCGCGAAAAATGCATTTGGGCAGTTGATTTCAACGGTGGACGGCCGCCCGGTTGCCACGCATATGCCATTTTTGGTCTCAGACGATGGATGCAAACTCCTTGGGCATTTCGCGAAAATAAATCCGCAGCACCGTGAACTTGGCAATCAGGAAGCGCTTGTCACTTTTCAGGGACCTCACGATTATATTTCCCCCTCCTGGTATTCGGGCCCCGGCGTTCCCACCTGGAATTATCAAGCAGTCCATGTTTACGGCCGCTGTGCCTTGATTACGGATCCAGGGCAACTCAAGCACATCGTCGACGCGCTGACGCACAAATACGAATCGGGCTTCCCCAACCCCTGGCAACCAAGCTACAGAGACGCAATGCTGAATGCCATTGTCGGTGTGGAAATCACCATTTCCGAAATTCAGGGGCAGTACAAGCTGAGCCAAAATCGTCCGGCGCAGGACCGGCGCCAGGTGATTGATCAACTGAAAGCCATAAACGCCAACGATCTGGCTGCGGCCATGGAGAAAGTGGCGCTAAGCGAGAAAATGGAGCCGTGA
- a CDS encoding DUF1294 domain-containing protein, giving the protein MLGDTAFAQMALPLLGYLALLNLLTYGLYAWDKSAARRGAWRIKENTLHTLALAGGWPAALIARHRLRHKTRKQPFRSLFWITVIANIAILLFLLTPEGNAFLHSLLSALPF; this is encoded by the coding sequence ATGCTTGGTGATACTGCGTTCGCACAGATGGCACTGCCGCTGCTGGGTTATCTGGCCCTTTTGAACCTGCTGACCTACGGACTCTACGCCTGGGATAAATCCGCAGCACGCAGAGGCGCCTGGCGAATCAAGGAAAACACCCTGCATACACTCGCCCTCGCCGGAGGCTGGCCCGCCGCGCTCATCGCCAGGCACCGGCTGCGCCACAAGACGCGCAAGCAACCATTCCGGTCGCTATTCTGGATCACGGTGATTGCCAATATCGCCATCCTTCTCTTCCTGCTCACGCCCGAGGGCAACGCCTTTCTTCACAGTTTGCTGTCAGCGCTTCCTTTCTGA
- a CDS encoding MarR family winged helix-turn-helix transcriptional regulator, translating to MSQQSISSLVITQNALLATRLARKMTNRLSVHGISLTEYLVMDYLSQTAHGEPSRIELAEHLGMSASGVTRLLAPMEKTGIIETFKNPRDSRQSLVKLSATGHKLFAEASVSFGHISSDLTDKLSQSQQTKLVELLGRLL from the coding sequence ATGTCTCAGCAGTCCATCAGTTCCCTGGTCATTACCCAGAATGCCCTGTTGGCCACCCGGCTCGCGCGGAAGATGACCAATCGGCTCAGTGTGCACGGTATCAGCCTGACAGAATACCTAGTGATGGATTACCTGAGCCAGACGGCCCACGGCGAGCCATCCAGAATTGAACTGGCCGAGCATCTCGGCATGAGCGCTTCCGGGGTGACCCGCCTGCTCGCGCCGATGGAGAAAACCGGCATCATCGAAACCTTCAAAAACCCGCGCGACTCCCGCCAGAGCTTGGTGAAGCTTTCCGCTACCGGCCACAAGCTGTTTGCAGAAGCCAGTGTCAGCTTTGGACATATTTCCAGTGACCTCACCGACAAACTGAGCCAGAGTCAGCAAACCAAACTGGTCGAGCTACTGGGGAGATTGCTGTGA
- a CDS encoding sugar O-acetyltransferase, with the protein MSEKQKMLAGEMYAPADPELTALRTRARQLFEAYNRTGIDSSEERSVLLRELLGSCGENIVIEPAFYCDYGENIHVGENFFANFGCVILDVAEVRFGDNCMLAPQVGIYTATHPLDPVERRSGLEYAKPITIGNDCWIGGMAVINPGVTLGNNVVVASGAVVTKSFGDNVVLAGNPARVIRTIEPKIEPKIEPNT; encoded by the coding sequence GTGAGCGAAAAACAGAAAATGCTGGCGGGGGAAATGTATGCCCCTGCCGATCCGGAGCTGACGGCACTGCGCACCCGGGCCCGCCAGTTGTTCGAAGCCTACAACCGCACGGGGATCGACAGCAGCGAAGAGCGATCGGTCCTATTGCGCGAGCTGCTCGGCAGCTGTGGCGAGAATATTGTCATAGAGCCCGCCTTTTACTGCGACTACGGGGAAAACATCCACGTCGGCGAGAACTTCTTTGCCAATTTTGGCTGCGTCATTCTGGATGTGGCAGAGGTGCGCTTTGGGGATAACTGCATGCTGGCACCACAGGTCGGCATCTACACCGCTACTCACCCGCTGGATCCGGTGGAACGACGAAGTGGGCTGGAGTACGCCAAACCCATCACCATCGGCAACGACTGCTGGATCGGTGGTATGGCGGTGATCAATCCCGGGGTAACCCTCGGCAATAACGTGGTAGTCGCATCCGGTGCGGTGGTGACCAAGAGTTTTGGCGATAACGTGGTATTGGCAGGCAACCCAGCCAGAGTGATTCGTACCATCGAGCCGAAAATCGAACCAAAAATCGAACCGAACACATAA
- a CDS encoding DJ-1/PfpI family protein, producing MNIGIYIYDDAEVLDFSGPFEVFSTASRLSAPAGQFKVFLIAEEARTVNARGGYPVVPHCSIDNHPALDLLIVVGGVHTNELTKPAVIDWVRRTAKNTKLVTSVCTGAFILAQAGLLTGLDVTTHWEDQQALQTTFPDLNVIANQRWVDQGKFVTSGGISAGIDMSLHLVARLASPELAKLTARQMEYEWHTNTHPETYVNQQPC from the coding sequence TTGAATATCGGAATTTATATCTACGACGATGCCGAGGTGCTGGATTTTTCCGGCCCGTTTGAAGTGTTTTCAACAGCCAGCCGACTGAGTGCACCGGCCGGGCAGTTCAAGGTATTTTTGATCGCAGAAGAAGCGCGCACAGTAAATGCCAGAGGCGGCTACCCGGTGGTCCCCCACTGCAGTATCGACAATCACCCCGCACTGGACCTGCTCATTGTGGTCGGCGGTGTTCACACCAACGAACTGACAAAGCCGGCCGTAATTGACTGGGTTAGACGTACAGCAAAAAACACCAAGCTGGTTACTTCGGTGTGTACCGGTGCTTTTATCCTCGCGCAGGCGGGCTTGCTGACCGGACTGGATGTGACTACCCACTGGGAGGATCAGCAGGCATTGCAAACAACGTTTCCCGACCTCAATGTCATCGCCAATCAACGCTGGGTGGATCAGGGCAAGTTTGTGACTTCCGGCGGTATTTCCGCCGGTATTGATATGAGCCTGCACTTGGTAGCCCGGCTCGCGTCACCCGAGCTCGCGAAACTGACCGCCCGTCAAATGGAATATGAATGGCACACCAACACGCATCCGGAAACCTATGTGAACCAACAACCATGCTGA
- a CDS encoding cupin domain-containing protein, translating into MKIRTLYGFTLALTCSASCFGDQLLQTSTTWAGEKLAYPDGQAQINSEKLRIPAGKTSPFHCHPVPTMGYILKGDVQVETKDGNKTLLKQGESAVEVLKTLHRGTAVNGDVEIIVFYAGAEGIPTTVMAGSDSSHALCTPSAVAEPS; encoded by the coding sequence ATGAAAATCAGGACTTTATACGGTTTTACCCTCGCACTCACCTGCAGTGCCAGCTGCTTTGGTGATCAACTCCTGCAGACTTCCACCACTTGGGCTGGCGAGAAGCTGGCATATCCCGACGGACAGGCTCAAATTAACTCCGAAAAACTGCGCATTCCCGCCGGCAAAACTTCGCCGTTCCACTGCCACCCGGTGCCCACCATGGGGTATATCCTCAAGGGCGATGTGCAGGTGGAAACCAAAGACGGTAATAAAACGCTGCTAAAACAGGGCGAGTCTGCCGTCGAGGTACTGAAAACCCTGCACCGCGGTACCGCGGTAAATGGCGATGTGGAAATTATCGTCTTCTATGCCGGCGCCGAGGGTATTCCCACAACGGTAATGGCAGGCAGTGATTCGAGTCACGCACTGTGCACGCCCTCGGCAGTGGCAGAACCATCATGA
- a CDS encoding OsmC family protein, whose protein sequence is MAQENLINGIDVDQLSSTIEQVKENPKIAEFQFRATNTWLGGTHNRATVKSFYGALQEDDSRDPLVFEIDEPPVLCGKNLGANPVEYLLVALSGCLTTSLIAHSAARGIEIHKVEPRYEGDLDLQGFLGVSEDVPVGYKDIRIYFKIDADLSQAQKEELIQMAQKYSPVFNSIAKPVPVSVLLDS, encoded by the coding sequence ATGGCACAAGAAAACCTAATTAATGGGATCGATGTCGACCAGCTGTCCAGCACCATAGAACAGGTCAAGGAAAACCCGAAAATCGCCGAGTTCCAGTTTCGCGCAACCAACACCTGGTTGGGCGGCACGCACAATCGCGCGACCGTGAAAAGTTTCTATGGCGCGCTACAGGAAGATGACTCTCGAGACCCACTGGTCTTCGAGATCGACGAACCACCGGTACTCTGTGGCAAAAATCTGGGGGCCAATCCGGTGGAGTACCTGCTTGTCGCCCTTTCCGGCTGCCTGACCACCAGTCTTATTGCCCACTCAGCCGCTCGGGGGATTGAAATCCACAAGGTAGAGCCCCGCTATGAGGGCGACCTGGACCTTCAGGGATTTCTCGGGGTGTCGGAGGATGTCCCCGTTGGCTACAAAGATATTCGGATATATTTCAAAATCGATGCCGATCTGTCGCAAGCACAGAAAGAAGAGCTGATTCAGATGGCTCAGAAATACTCACCAGTTTTCAATAGCATTGCGAAACCGGTTCCTGTGTCCGTTTTACTGGACAGCTAG
- a CDS encoding VOC family protein, producing MLKALHHAAIICSDYQRSKLFYTDILGLEVLAENYRAARNSWKLDLLLPNGGQVELFSFPEAPARPSYPEAQGLRHLAFVVDSVDDVKAQLEVRGVAVEPVRVDEYTGKRFTFFSDPDGLPLELYEQ from the coding sequence ATGCTGAAAGCCCTGCACCACGCCGCCATCATCTGCTCCGATTACCAGCGCTCAAAGTTGTTCTACACCGACATTCTGGGACTGGAAGTACTCGCGGAAAATTACCGTGCCGCGCGCAATTCCTGGAAACTAGACCTACTGCTGCCAAATGGTGGCCAGGTGGAGCTGTTTTCCTTCCCCGAGGCACCGGCACGGCCGAGCTACCCGGAGGCCCAAGGCTTGCGGCACCTGGCGTTTGTGGTGGACTCCGTGGACGATGTGAAAGCGCAACTGGAGGTGCGCGGGGTAGCGGTGGAACCGGTGCGGGTGGACGAATACACCGGTAAGCGTTTCACCTTCTTTAGCGACCCGGACGGATTGCCACTGGAGTTGTACGAGCAGTAG